Proteins found in one Magnolia sinica isolate HGM2019 chromosome 5, MsV1, whole genome shotgun sequence genomic segment:
- the LOC131245147 gene encoding uncharacterized protein LOC131245147, producing the protein MAETFDEETEQTVTINEYIEGVEAEELAADLVLGGDEGKECTYAKGYMKRQAIFSCLTCTPDGNAGVCTACSLSCHDGHEIVELWTKRKFRCDCGNAKFGEFFCKLFANKDPENLENSYNQNFKGSYCTCGRPYPDPDSEEQVEMIQCCICEDWFHENHLGFESTEEIPRDEEGEPLYEDFICQECALICSFLTLYPPTIWAPARQSDAPLICSGEENTVENGSSAYASSVNDENGICPSKNPNADSVTILVDSETVLSERDPLVGENLEKNVALKQDAAHSSISNPNCILGVDPRQASFVSEKKKPMFLSKKWRNLLCRCNACTEFYVQKGIGYLIDEEDSIEEYENVAKEKRKEKLEQQEGVELNFLSKLGHVQKIEILNGIADMKNELRSFMESFDSSKPVTSADVQQIFENLAKKRQRTE; encoded by the exons ATGGCTGAAACGTTTGATGAGGAAACAGAGCAGACGGTGACGATCAATGAGTATATTGAGGGTGTCGAGGCTGAGGAGCTG GCGGCTGATTTGGTATTGGGAGGGGATGAGGGGAAGGAGTGCACCTACGCCAAGGGATATATGAAGAGACAGGCAATCTTCTCTTGCTTGACTTGTACTCCTGATGGGAATGCTGGAGTCTGCACTGCGTGCTCCCTGTCCTGCCATGATGGTCACGAG ATTGTGGAGTTGTGGACCAAGAGAAAGTTCAGGTGCGACTGTGGGAATGCAAAGTTTGGGGAGTTCTTCTGCAAGCTCTTTGCAAATAAAGACCCAGAAAATTTAGAGAACTCATACAACCAGAATTTCAAAGGTTCCTATTGCACATGTGGTCGCCCTTATCCTGATCCGGATTCCGAAGAACAGGTGGAGATGATTCAGTGTTGTATCTGTGAGGACTGGTTCCATGAGAACCATCTTGGTTTTGAGTCTACTGAAGAG ATACCGAGAGATGAAGAAGGGGAACCTTTATATGAGGATTTCATCTGTCAGGAGTGTGCACTTATTTGTTCTTTCTTGACGTTGTATCCTCCAACCATTTGGGCACCTGCTCGGCAAAGTGATGCCCCATTAATCTGTAGCGGAGAAGAAAATACAGTGGAAAACGGGTCATCAGCATATGCCTCCTCTGTGAATGATGAGAATGGCATCTGTCCTTCTAAGAATCCAAATGCGGATTCTGTAACAATCCTTGTTGACTCTGAGACTGTGCTGAGTGAGAGGGATCCTCTGGTTGGAGAGAATTTGGAGAAGAATGTGGCTTTAAAGCAGGATGCAGCCCACAGTAGCATTTCAAATCCCAACTGTATACTTGGAGTGGATCCACGTCAAGCCTCATTTGTTTCAGAGAAGAAAAAACCCATGTTTCTTTCTAAGAAATGGAGAAATCTTCTTTGCAGGTGTAATGCTTGCACAGAATTCTATGTCCAAAAGGGCATTGGTTATCTAATTGATGAGGAGGACTCAATTGAGGAATATGAAAATGTGGCaaaggagaagaggaaggagaagtTGGAGCAACAGGAAGGAGTGGAGTTAAATTTTCTCAGCAAACTTGGTCATGTCCAAAAGATTGAGATTCTGAATGGCATTGCTGACATGAAGAATGAGCTCCGGTCCTTCATG GAGTCCTTTGACTCATCGAAGCCAGTCACATCTGCAGATGTACAGCAGATTTTTGAAAACCTTGCCAAGAAGCGCCAACGGACAGAGTAA
- the LOC131246655 gene encoding uncharacterized protein LOC131246655: protein MGNCLESWTRGYNKGKKKQQQQQLQQQLQQQQKPKEGCCTVKILVSKEELGWLLLELREKGGRKRLEDALVEVKRGRGRADGWKPSLDSIMEGPEVQTVEMS, encoded by the coding sequence ATGGGCAACTGCTTAGAGTCTTGGACCCGTGGCTacaataaaggaaaaaagaaacaacaacaacaacaactacagCAACAGCTACAACAGCAGCAGAAGCCAAAGGAAGGATGTTGTACGGTTAAGATCTTGGTGAGCAAAGAGGAGCTGGGATGGCTGCTACTTGAGCTGAGGGAGAAGGGAGGAAGGAAGAGGTTGGAGGATGCTTTGGTGGAGGTTAAGAGAGGTAGAGGCAGAGCTGACGGTTGGAAACCCTCCTTAGACAGTATAATGGAGGGCCCAGAAGTACAGACGGTTGAGATGAGCTGA